One genomic segment of Candidatus Methanoperedens sp. includes these proteins:
- a CDS encoding TIGR00375 family protein, producing the protein MHVNADLHIHSKYSMATSPKMDLPTLAAESRKKGIQLVATGDCLHSKWLDEIKKLDEENGIFKLKTQGMDANFVLTVEVEDINQVHHLLIVPSVSKAEELREILKPHSRDIDSDGRPNVRLNGEEIAEAARSAESLIGPAHAFTPWTAMYAYHNSLKDCYGDMADHIYFIELGLSADTSYADRISELSCLTFLSNSDAHSPYVNKLAREFNRFEMSDISFDELKMAIIREKGRKPVLNVGMYPEEGKYNESACIRCFKHYSFRESIIKSWTCSCGGMIKKGVKDRVNELAAYDKPRHPPHRPPYLHLVPLSELIAMALGIGTNTKGVNGVWNTLIERYGSEVAVLVDSDIGGSGVDERVMNAIMAFRKGKVKVHPGGGGQYGRVEISDKNCMNNEGCEPQRSLFDF; encoded by the coding sequence ATGCATGTTAATGCAGATCTTCACATTCACTCAAAATACAGCATGGCAACATCCCCTAAAATGGACCTGCCCACGCTTGCCGCAGAATCAAGAAAGAAGGGGATCCAGCTTGTGGCCACAGGGGATTGCCTTCATTCAAAATGGCTCGATGAGATAAAAAAGTTAGATGAAGAAAACGGGATTTTCAAATTGAAGACCCAGGGGATGGATGCAAATTTTGTGCTGACTGTAGAAGTTGAAGACATAAACCAGGTACATCATCTCCTGATCGTTCCTTCTGTATCAAAAGCCGAAGAACTTCGCGAGATACTGAAACCCCATTCCAGGGATATCGACTCGGACGGAAGGCCCAATGTAAGACTTAACGGTGAAGAGATCGCCGAAGCTGCGAGGTCGGCAGAATCGCTTATAGGTCCTGCCCATGCTTTCACGCCGTGGACTGCCATGTATGCGTACCACAATTCTCTGAAGGATTGCTACGGTGATATGGCCGATCATATATATTTCATCGAACTGGGACTGAGCGCAGACACCTCTTACGCGGACAGGATTTCAGAACTTAGCTGCCTTACCTTCCTTTCAAATTCGGATGCGCATTCCCCTTATGTGAATAAGCTTGCGCGGGAATTCAACCGCTTTGAGATGAGTGACATTAGTTTTGATGAGCTTAAGATGGCGATAATTAGGGAGAAGGGGAGGAAGCCGGTTCTCAATGTGGGTATGTATCCCGAGGAAGGGAAATATAATGAAAGTGCCTGCATCCGGTGCTTTAAACATTACTCTTTTCGCGAGAGCATCATAAAAAGCTGGACATGCTCATGCGGCGGAATGATCAAAAAAGGCGTGAAGGACAGGGTAAATGAACTGGCTGCATATGATAAACCCAGGCATCCGCCCCACAGGCCCCCTTACCTTCACCTGGTACCGCTGTCAGAGCTCATCGCCATGGCATTGGGAATAGGTACCAATACAAAAGGTGTTAACGGGGTATGGAATACGCTAATAGAGCGGTACGGTTCAGAGGTTGCGGTCCTGGTAGATTCCGATATTGGTGGATCAGGGGTGGATGAGCGCGTCATGAATGCGATAATGGCGTTCAGGAAAGGAAAAGTTAAAGTCCATCCGGGGGGAGGAGGGCAGTACGGGCGAGTCGAGATATCGGATAAGAACTGCATGAATAACGAAGGATGTGAACCTCAGAGATCATTGTTTGACTTTTGA
- a CDS encoding PGF-pre-PGF domain-containing protein: MKKQKIMIFIFATMIVLMFITFASLQSSDSKIAPLVYALEGSDESVPVIIVLKEEPQQSQTSKLSKIESVNSIKSRAAESQIKVMSSIHQEALGGDADALVYSSGVIKATNIGKGSAGVIHFSTFSLAGAKATPSQHTGFPESCCGTGGVVTTLEPYENIAKAESYEKGLIANLPVTYTFTAPELGIYEIAVTGRDSENDIALRVEALKSTSKRVSAEAPGIVYRYLNIWAGTREIKEAAIRFKVNNSWLAINNLEGSDVKMVNWDGRKWAQLETIEISVDPSYRYYEARTDTFSHFAISGLKGVAVPTITPSETAQAMTDAPGVTKKASAEPVNLVVIVAVIPLIAILAGMYLRRK; encoded by the coding sequence ATGAAAAAACAGAAAATCATGATTTTCATTTTTGCTACAATGATCGTGTTAATGTTCATTACCTTCGCCTCCTTGCAGAGCAGCGATTCGAAGATCGCCCCTCTTGTTTATGCGTTAGAGGGATCGGATGAGAGCGTACCCGTTATTATTGTTTTAAAAGAAGAACCCCAGCAATCGCAAACATCGAAGCTGTCAAAGATAGAATCGGTCAACAGCATCAAATCACGGGCAGCCGAAAGCCAGATTAAGGTCATGAGTTCCATCCATCAGGAAGCATTAGGAGGTGATGCCGATGCTTTAGTATACTCATCTGGTGTAATTAAAGCCACAAATATAGGGAAGGGTTCTGCTGGGGTAATCCATTTCAGCACATTTTCTTTGGCCGGTGCCAAGGCTACCCCCTCGCAGCACACTGGTTTTCCCGAAAGCTGTTGTGGAACCGGTGGTGTGGTAACAACGTTAGAGCCTTATGAAAACATAGCTAAGGCTGAAAGTTATGAAAAGGGCCTTATCGCTAACTTACCTGTAACATACACATTCACGGCGCCTGAGCTTGGTATATATGAGATAGCTGTTACGGGCAGGGACAGCGAAAATGACATAGCTCTGAGGGTAGAAGCCTTGAAAAGTACATCAAAACGTGTCTCTGCCGAAGCTCCCGGAATTGTTTATAGATACCTTAACATATGGGCAGGTACCAGGGAGATCAAAGAAGCAGCAATAAGGTTCAAGGTCAATAATTCCTGGCTTGCCATCAACAATCTTGAAGGCAGCGATGTCAAGATGGTCAATTGGGACGGCCGCAAATGGGCACAACTTGAAACCATAGAGATCTCCGTAGACCCATCTTACAGATATTATGAAGCAAGGACCGATACGTTCTCTCATTTTGCTATAAGTGGACTGAAAGGCGTAGCAGTTCCAACAATCACGCCATCAGAGACAGCTCAGGCTATGACAGATGCTCCGGGAGTTACCAAAAAAGCGTCTGCTGAGCCGGTAAATCTGGTGGTTATAGTAGCTGTGATCCCTTTGATCGCTATCCTTGCAGGTATGTATCTCAGGAGGAAATAG